The proteins below come from a single Amphiura filiformis chromosome 15, Afil_fr2py, whole genome shotgun sequence genomic window:
- the LOC140171678 gene encoding leucine-rich repeat serine/threonine-protein kinase 1-like: MLKTVPSEIFMFTRLETLSLAHNHIDKIELANIEVREASQSTLEAAWRCSSLKQLDLSHNRLQTIPNGIQAATQLTKLYIASNKLKDLPQSWCCPLEKLKASNNSITNVPDIHLHWLKSLKFLDLSTNKLTAIPLPICRLSGLQDLNLSHNQIQALPAPMEWCTLRLSILDLSHNQLFHGDLDQYLDSALNTSNSLRSAFTRTLKKLAGDRNMDMRMHCDPNPTSMFYVDQNQPEDKKLLLEFPKMFADCLHTLNLNHNKLHAVPDDICDMSALRVLDLQGNPDLTQLPAKLSTLRDLYSIKVDQNQIKDPPEIDQILTNGIKPSQNIKRVLRERLHDSQPYRGVKLMIVGPQKSGKTSLMTQLCHCEWPIEDRGVNVQKWQPSFQRTLRRTSVLQMNQEEINFELWDLKGGDNYALVHQTLFTSRTLYLLVWDMSEKNRESRKSDHGY; the protein is encoded by the exons ATGTTGAAGACAGTCCCGTCTGAGATTTTCATGTTTACTAGATTGGAAACACTATCTCTGGCTCATAATCATATTGACAAAATAGAACTAGCAAACATCGAAGTCAGGGAAGCGTCACAAA GCACATTGGAAGCAGCTTGGAGATGTTCAAGTTTGAAGCAGCTGGATCTATCCCACAACAGACTCCAAACCATTCCTAATGGTATTCAAGCCGCCACACAGCTAACAAAATTATACATAGCATCCAACAAGTTGAAGGATTTACCACAATCATGGTGTTGTCCGCTG GAGAAACTGAAAGCAAGCAACAACTCTATCACAAATGTCCCCGATATACATCTACACTGGCTGAAATCACTCAAGTTTTTAGATCTGAGCACAAATAAATTGACTGCCATACCACTGCCAATCTGTCGGTTATCTGGTCTTCAAGACCTGAATCTTAGCCATAATCAGATCCAAGCACTGCCAGCGCCGATGGAATGGTGCACCTTACGCCTTAGTATTCTGGACCTTTCTCACAATCAGTTGTTTCACGGGGACCTAGATCAATACTTGGATTCCGCTTTGAACAC atcAAACTCTCTTCGATCAGCATTTACAAGGACGCTAAAGAAGCTGGCTGGGGATAGAAATATGGATATGCGTATGCACTGCGATCCAAATCCAACTTCGATGTTTTATGTAGATCAAAATCAACCAGAAGACAAGAAACTACTGCTTGAATTCCCAAAGATGTTTGCTGATTGTTTGCACACCCTTAACCTGAATCACAACAAGTTACATGCTGTACCAGATGATATTTGCGATATGAGCGCATTGCGTGTGCTAGATCTTCAAGG AAACCCAGACTTGACTCAACTGCCTGCAAAACTTTCAACTCTGAGGGATCTGTACAGCATAAAAGTAGATCAGAATCAAATAAAAGATCCGCCTGAAATCGACCAAATTCTCACCAACGGGATAAAACCCTCACAGAATATAAAGCGTGTGCTACGGGAAAGGTTACACGATAGTCAACCTTACAGAGGCGTGAAGTTGATGATAGTCGGCCCACAG AAAAGCGGAAAAACATCGTTGATGACACAACTGTGTCATTGTGAGTGGCCTATTGAAGACCGTGGTGTAAATGTTCAGAAATGGCAACCTAGTTTTCAAAGAACACTCAGGAGAACTTCAGTACTGCAG ATGAATCAAGAGGAGATCAACTTTGAATTATGGGATCTGAAAGGTGGTGATAACTATGCGTTAGTGCATCAGACGCTCTTTACGTCACGCACCTTGTATTTGTTGGTTTGGGATATGTCAGAAAAGAATCGGGAATCGAGAAAATCAGACCATGGATACTGA